The Eggerthella guodeyinii sequence TCCCTTGGAGAAGCCGACCGGGGGAGAACGTGCTGGAGGGCCCATCGTGCCGCTTTCGTTCCGTGAACGCCGGGGATGCGCTCGAGGTACGACTGCATGCGTGGGACGGTGGTGAGCGGATTGCGTGCATAGAAGCCGTCGGGATGGGTGCGCGAAAGGGCGTACGAGCCGCAGAGCTCGTAGCCTATGCGGATGAGGTCGACACGGTGCGCCAAGGTTCCGATCTGAGGGAGCAGCAGTTCGGGGGAAGCGGCGAACAGTTCGTTTTCGCTGCGAACGAACAAGATGGATCCATGGGGAAGCGAGGCGGTGCCGACGCTGTGGCCCGCGACGAGGCTCGTCCTACGGCGTCTCGTCTCGCGTGACGCCATCACATGGCGCGGCGCGCTCAGCGTGTTGGCGAAGGGGACGGCCTCTGCGATCTCGGCGGCGCTCGGTAGGCGTTCGGGCAACGCGAAGCCGCGCGACGCGGGCTGGCGGCGGAGGAAAGCGGCGTTGGACGCCCGCGTGCACTCAAGCGCGGATATGTGGCTGAATACGATGCGCATGTCGCTCAGTATAGCCGCTTTGATCAGGTAAAACAACGATTTCACGCGCTGGAAACGCGTTGGGTTTCCGCTGGAAACGCGCTAGGTTTCTGCTAGAAACGCGCTAGGTTTCCGTTGGGTTCACGCTCGAACCGCGTGGCGTAAGTGCTAGATCCGCGTGAGAAACACGCTGGATTCGCGTCGTGCTCACGCTAGAAAATGCGGGGTTTTCCGCCGCCCCCTTCCGCTATCCCTTGTCGCCGAAGCGGCGGCGGGCCTCGTCGTCTTCCATGTATTCCAGCAGGTCGCCCGGCTGGCAGTCGAAAATGCGGCAGAGCTCGTCGAGCGTATCGATGCGAAACGCCCGGATCTTGCCGTTCTTGATGCGCGACACGGTTTGCACGGTGCAATCGAGCTCGGCGGCGAGTTCTACCGACTGCATCTTCTTCGCGGCCAGCAGCTTGTCGAGGTTGAAGATAATCGCCATGGCAATCGCCTACGGGGCGTCAACGGGCGACGGGTCGAATACGACCAGGGGGGGGGGTATGCGTAATCCGGCTCCTCATCGCGTTGTGCATGCGCGTCCTCCTGACGGCGAACATGAAACTATGTTTGCGGAGATTATAATTCCTTCGAGCGCCGTTTGCCCCGTAAAGTTAAGCGTTTCATTTAATTTGTTAAGCAAAAGCATTGAAATGTGCGGCCAAGCTCGGTAAGTTGATGGAATACGTGCACGAGGAGAGACGAGGAGGCGCCCTCATGACGCCGGAACACGACACGCAAGGCCAAGACGACGGCCGTCAGGCGACGCCCTCCCACGACGTCGACGGTTTCGACGCGCCTCCCGACCGGTTCACCTCGTTCGTGCCCGCATCGCGGGGCGCCCGCCCGGGCCCCGCCCACGGAATCCCCGCCAATCCCGCCAACCCCGGCAGTCGGCGCGGCCCCTCGCGGCAGAGGCCCGCGTTCACCAAGAAGACCGCCTTCATCGCGGTCGGCGCACTCGTGGGCGTGGTCGCGATCGTGTACCTGGCGGGGGCGTTCGCCTTCATGGACCGCTTCATGCCGAACACCACCATCATGGGCAAGGACGTGTCGCTCAAAACCACCGCCGAAGTGCAGGACCTGCTCACCGACGTGGCGAAAAGCTATCAGCTCGACGTCTCGGGGCAGGGCTTCTCGCTGACCCTCACCTCCTCCGACCTGGGCACCGCCATCAACAGCCAGAGCGTGACGGACGCCATGCACGCCGATGCCAGCCCGTGGGCGTGGCCGGTCGAGATCTTCGCCGCGCATGACGAAACCGACAAGCTGGCCACCTCGAACGGCAAGCTGGACGAGGCCGTGCGCAAGGCGGTCGAGACGTTCAACGAGCAGGCCGAAGCGCCGCGCAACGCCGGGCTCGACTACGACGGCGGCAGCTCGCGGTTCGTCGTGCGCGCCGAGACCGTCGGCACCGCGCTCGACGCCGACAAGGTGGTCGAGGCGGTGAACGCGGCCGTCGCCGAGCTCGAATCGTCCGTCGTCCTCACCGAGGATGCGCTGCAGCAGCCCACGCTGTTCTCGGACGACGAGCGCCTGGCGAAGTCGGCCGACGACGCGAACGCGCTGCTGCAAGCCGACTTCTCGCTCAACTTGGGCGACACGCCCGTGGCCCAGGTGGACGCCGACCAGATCGCCGACTGGATGCGCCTGCGCGACGACGCCTCGGTGGGCATCGACGAGCAGCTCGTGGCCGCCTGGGTGCAGGACACGGCGTCCGCGTGCAACACCTACCAGGCGCGCCGCACGTTCACGCGCGCCGACGGCAAGGAGGTCACCGTGTCGGGCGGCGTGTACGGCTGGATCATCGACAAGGACAAGCTGCAAGAGACGATCATGAACGGCGTGAACTCCGCGCAGACCGGCGACGTGGCCATTCCCTGCGAGCAGGAGGCGGGCGCCTACGACGGCCTGCACGGCCGCGACTGGGGCAAGCGCTACGTCGACGTCGACCTCGGCGAGCAGCACGCGCGCCTCTACGACGACCAGGGCTCCCTCGTGTGGGAGTCGGACGTGGTCACGGGCACGCCGGACGGCGAGCACGACACCCCCGAGGGCATCTACGTGATCAACGGCAAGGAGAGCCCGTCGAAGCTGATCGGCCAGATGGAGCCCGAGACGGGCGAGCCGGAATACAAGACGGAAGTGAAGACGTGGATGCCGTTCGTGGAGAACTACATCGGCTTCCACGACGCCGAGTGGCAGTCCGCGTTCGGCGGCTCGCGCTACTCCTCGGGCTACGGCAGCCACGGCTGCGTCAACTTGCCGCCCGACAAGTCGGTGGAGCTGTACGACCTCATCGAGGTGGGCGACGTCGTGGTGAGCCACTGGTAGGATCGCCGCCGCGCCCCGCAGCCTCCGCGCCCCGGCTCGCGCGCCCTATGCGCCCACGAGTTCCGCGAGCGCGTCGGGCACGCACGCGATGACGTCCTCCGCCGTCGCGGCGATGACCGACCAGCGCGCCGCCGCGGCCAACCCGGCGCGGCCGTGCAGCTCGGTGCCCAGCACGCACGCCTCGAACGGGTCGAGGCCCTGCGCCAGCAGCGCCGCCGTCATGCCGGCCAGCACGTCGCCCGTCCCGGCCTTGGCCAGCGCGGGGGTGCCGTGCGTCATGCGCACGGTCCGCTCGCCGTCCGAGACGTACGTGACCGGCCCCTTCACCACGGCGATCACGCCGTATGCCAGCGACAGCGCCTGCGCGAGCGCGCCCGGGTCGCCGGTGGGCAGGTCGAAGGGGCGCGCGAGGCGGGCGGCCTCGCCGGCGTGCGGCGTGACCACGGTGGGGTTCCCGTTGAGGAAGCGCCGCTTCAGCAGGCGCCGCCCCTTTTCCGAGACGAGCGCGTTGAGCCCGGTGCCGTCCACCAGCACGGGCGCGTCGGCGTGCTTGAGCACGAAGTGCGCGAGCTTCTCCGTGCCGCCGTCGTCCGCGTCGAACCCGCAGCCCACGAGGTAGGCGCGCGGCTTGTCGGGCGTCGAGGCCGGCAGGTTCGCCGCGAGGGCCGCGCGCGGGCGCACGACGAGGGAGGGTCGGTAGCCCTGCACGAGCGGGACGGCCGACGGGCTGGTGAACACCTCGGTGTAGCCGGCGCCCATGCGCTGGCTCGCGTAGGCCGCCAGGCACGCCGCGCCCGGATAGCGCTCGCTGCCCACCACGGCGCTCAGCGTGCCGCGCGCGTACTTGTTCGCGTCGTCGGCCGGCAGCGGCACGAGGGCCACCAGCTCGTCGTTGCTGTATTCCCGGACATCCTGCATGGGCACACCGCCTTGTCTTTCGAGGAAGCACGTTGAGGAAGCACGTGCTCGCATTCTACCGCGTATCGCGGGCGAGCGCGACCGCGGCGCGAAACGGTAACGCCGCGCCGAATCGGCCCGTAACCGTGCGTAAACGGATGTCGGAGCCGCGCGTTCCGCTTCTCCCGTGCGATAAAATGGCGGAAACAACCACCGCGTTGCGCGCGCCCTCCGCCCGGCGCCGGCGCGCCGCGCGACGCGATCACGGCGACCAAGGAGCACATCTCATG is a genomic window containing:
- a CDS encoding helix-turn-helix domain-containing protein; translated protein: MAIIFNLDKLLAAKKMQSVELAAELDCTVQTVSRIKNGKIRAFRIDTLDELCRIFDCQPGDLLEYMEDDEARRRFGDKG
- a CDS encoding L,D-transpeptidase family protein, translating into MTPEHDTQGQDDGRQATPSHDVDGFDAPPDRFTSFVPASRGARPGPAHGIPANPANPGSRRGPSRQRPAFTKKTAFIAVGALVGVVAIVYLAGAFAFMDRFMPNTTIMGKDVSLKTTAEVQDLLTDVAKSYQLDVSGQGFSLTLTSSDLGTAINSQSVTDAMHADASPWAWPVEIFAAHDETDKLATSNGKLDEAVRKAVETFNEQAEAPRNAGLDYDGGSSRFVVRAETVGTALDADKVVEAVNAAVAELESSVVLTEDALQQPTLFSDDERLAKSADDANALLQADFSLNLGDTPVAQVDADQIADWMRLRDDASVGIDEQLVAAWVQDTASACNTYQARRTFTRADGKEVTVSGGVYGWIIDKDKLQETIMNGVNSAQTGDVAIPCEQEAGAYDGLHGRDWGKRYVDVDLGEQHARLYDDQGSLVWESDVVTGTPDGEHDTPEGIYVINGKESPSKLIGQMEPETGEPEYKTEVKTWMPFVENYIGFHDAEWQSAFGGSRYSSGYGSHGCVNLPPDKSVELYDLIEVGDVVVSHW
- a CDS encoding NAD(P)H-hydrate dehydratase; translation: MQDVREYSNDELVALVPLPADDANKYARGTLSAVVGSERYPGAACLAAYASQRMGAGYTEVFTSPSAVPLVQGYRPSLVVRPRAALAANLPASTPDKPRAYLVGCGFDADDGGTEKLAHFVLKHADAPVLVDGTGLNALVSEKGRRLLKRRFLNGNPTVVTPHAGEAARLARPFDLPTGDPGALAQALSLAYGVIAVVKGPVTYVSDGERTVRMTHGTPALAKAGTGDVLAGMTAALLAQGLDPFEACVLGTELHGRAGLAAAARWSVIAATAEDVIACVPDALAELVGA